A region from the Mucilaginibacter sp. CSA2-8R genome encodes:
- a CDS encoding SUMF1/EgtB/PvdO family nonheme iron enzyme gives MKTLYSLLLLCFIGVALSGCFSGNTGGEVRGIRGAKSFKAELPMGMVYVPGGSFLMGQTDQDVTFAQIAQTKQVTVPPFFMDQMETTNSKYQEFVHWVRDSIAITNYLNEDKYYVKPRDPSATSKKYINWDYVDRNPIWRRSTGKKGQPSTAGKLDGMYYQGDDRVFDRNEIDVRQLKYNYAMMDLRSASNSRFDKSKKRSDFIFRDTVNVYPDTLVWLNDFSYAANEPMVEGYFSHPAFLNYPVVGVNWRQARAYSVWRSRKKEAYNYSKGEPAQVSYTLPTEAEFEYAARGGRIGTDYPWGGPYIKNAKGCLLANFKPGRGNYTDDGGAYTVKVNSYFPNDFGLYNMAGNVSEWTLSAFDESASSFVHDMAPTFNYEAKATDPEVLKRKVVRGGSWKDIGYFLQNSTRSYEYQDSAKAYVGFRCVLHFVGREFGDKK, from the coding sequence ATGAAGACACTGTACTCTCTTTTATTATTGTGTTTTATTGGGGTGGCTTTGAGTGGTTGTTTTTCGGGCAATACTGGGGGAGAAGTGCGTGGTATACGCGGCGCCAAATCTTTTAAAGCCGAACTACCCATGGGGATGGTTTACGTTCCGGGTGGCTCGTTCTTGATGGGACAAACCGATCAGGACGTTACTTTTGCGCAAATTGCTCAAACCAAACAGGTTACTGTTCCGCCATTTTTTATGGACCAGATGGAAACCACCAACAGCAAGTACCAGGAATTTGTACACTGGGTACGTGACTCTATAGCCATTACCAACTACCTTAACGAAGATAAATATTATGTAAAGCCGCGTGACCCATCGGCAACCAGTAAAAAGTATATCAACTGGGATTATGTAGATAGAAATCCTATCTGGCGCCGCAGCACCGGCAAAAAAGGGCAGCCATCTACCGCCGGTAAATTAGACGGCATGTATTACCAGGGCGATGACCGGGTATTTGACCGTAACGAGATTGACGTACGGCAGTTAAAATATAACTACGCTATGATGGACTTGCGTAGTGCGTCTAACAGCCGCTTTGATAAATCAAAAAAGCGTTCTGATTTCATTTTTAGAGATACCGTTAACGTATATCCGGATACTCTGGTTTGGCTCAACGATTTTTCATACGCGGCTAACGAGCCTATGGTTGAAGGGTATTTTTCTCATCCTGCTTTTTTAAATTATCCGGTAGTTGGCGTAAACTGGCGTCAGGCGCGTGCCTATTCAGTTTGGCGTTCACGTAAAAAAGAAGCTTACAACTATTCGAAAGGCGAGCCGGCACAAGTATCGTACACTTTGCCTACCGAGGCTGAGTTTGAATATGCTGCACGTGGTGGACGTATTGGTACTGATTATCCGTGGGGAGGACCTTATATCAAAAATGCTAAAGGCTGTTTGCTGGCTAACTTTAAGCCTGGCCGTGGTAATTATACCGATGATGGGGGAGCGTATACCGTAAAAGTAAATTCTTACTTCCCTAATGACTTCGGTCTGTACAACATGGCCGGCAACGTATCTGAGTGGACACTATCCGCTTTTGACGAATCGGCTTCGAGTTTTGTACATGATATGGCACCTACATTTAACTATGAGGCTAAAGCTACTGATCCGGAGGTGCTTAAGCGTAAGGTAGTGCGCGGCGGATCTTGGAAAGACATTGGATATTTCCTGCAAAACTCAACACGCTCTTACGAATATCAGGACAGTGCGAAAGCATATGTAGGCTTTAGATGCGTGCTGCATTTTGTAGGCCGGGAGTTTGGCGATAAAAAATAA
- the gldM gene encoding gliding motility protein GldM produces MAGGKETPRQRMIGILYLVLLGLVALNVPDSLLNAFKNISDSLNASKTNVQTGIDNTFSAFEKTKLKEQPDRAKPIYDKAKQASTIANQLNDYVEGLKKILIEKADGIDENTGDYKKRDDLDLSSQVMINGKKAEELHKKIDETREKLMSLLDEKDRVGVKLALSADAPEAKKGNSKLSWEEAYFGDGIPMGAAMTSLSKVQADAKNSESEVVKKILGKVDQAVVNLDKFVAVAVAPSSYIIAGQPYKAQVFLTAYDSKSSPDIAVNGSRLQVSEGRGEYSTGTSGEGVRTWVGTIRVKQNDGTIKEYKTAPQTYQVARPSATVAAEKMNVLYIGVPNPLSVSAPGIPKDKLRVSISGGSVSGSNGSFSARVSSPGTVDVTVSGEASPGKSQVLGSTKFRVKRIPDPTVVFGGRDGGSTSTANLKAQDRVFARLDNFEFDASFTIQRFTLLILKPRQDPVLYSTSGNELSGQMRAAMATLVPGSRIAFTNVIAVGPDGTQRGLKDIIISAN; encoded by the coding sequence ATGGCTGGAGGTAAAGAAACCCCTAGGCAGCGGATGATTGGCATCCTCTACCTAGTATTATTAGGCTTAGTTGCACTTAACGTGCCCGATAGCTTACTAAATGCATTCAAAAATATAAGCGATAGCTTAAACGCATCAAAAACAAACGTACAAACTGGCATCGACAATACTTTCTCGGCATTTGAGAAAACTAAATTAAAAGAGCAACCAGACCGCGCTAAGCCTATTTACGACAAGGCAAAGCAGGCAAGTACTATTGCAAATCAGTTAAATGATTATGTTGAAGGCTTAAAAAAGATATTAATCGAAAAAGCTGACGGCATAGACGAAAATACCGGCGACTACAAAAAGCGTGACGACCTTGATCTTTCATCTCAGGTGATGATTAATGGTAAGAAAGCTGAAGAGTTACACAAAAAGATTGACGAAACCCGCGAAAAGCTGATGTCTTTATTAGACGAAAAGGACCGTGTTGGTGTAAAGCTTGCTTTATCCGCCGATGCCCCTGAAGCTAAAAAAGGTAACTCGAAATTAAGCTGGGAAGAAGCCTATTTTGGAGATGGTATCCCAATGGGTGCCGCAATGACATCATTAAGCAAAGTACAAGCTGATGCAAAAAACTCAGAATCTGAGGTTGTTAAAAAAATCTTGGGTAAAGTTGACCAAGCGGTAGTTAACCTGGATAAGTTTGTAGCTGTTGCTGTAGCGCCAAGTAGCTATATCATTGCCGGTCAGCCTTACAAAGCGCAGGTATTCTTAACTGCTTACGATTCTAAATCAAGTCCTGATATTGCTGTAAACGGTTCGCGTTTGCAAGTGAGCGAAGGACGTGGTGAGTATAGCACAGGTACCAGCGGCGAAGGTGTACGTACCTGGGTAGGTACCATCCGTGTAAAACAAAACGATGGTACTATTAAAGAATACAAAACGGCACCGCAAACCTATCAGGTCGCTCGTCCGTCTGCAACGGTAGCTGCCGAGAAAATGAATGTTTTATATATCGGTGTGCCAAACCCATTGTCAGTATCTGCTCCGGGCATCCCGAAAGATAAACTGAGAGTGAGCATATCTGGTGGTTCGGTAAGCGGCTCTAATGGTTCATTCAGTGCTCGTGTATCATCTCCAGGTACAGTAGACGTTACCGTGTCAGGCGAGGCTTCTCCGGGTAAATCTCAGGTTTTAGGTTCAACCAAGTTCCGGGTAAAACGTATTCCTGACCCAACTGTAGTGTTTGGTGGCCGCGATGGTGGCAGCACTTCAACTGCTAACTTAAAAGCTCAGGATCGTGTATTTGCCCGTCTGGATAACTTTGAGTTTGATGCCAGCTTCACCATTCAACGTTTTACGTTGTTAATTTTGAAACCGCGCCAAGATCCTGTTTTATATTCGACAAGCGGCAATGAATTATCAGGCCAAATGCGTGCAGCAATGGCTACCTTAGTACCCGGAAGCCGTATAGCGTTTACCAACGTAATTGCTGTTGGACCTGACGGTACACAACGCGGACTGAAAGATATCATCATCAGTGCTAACTAA
- a CDS encoding transglycosylase domain-containing protein, giving the protein MSVKLTVPEIRSYNALIWKIALGFLAIFIVIIALTAFGAFGPLPSFRDLENPKSNQASEILTSDNHVLGTYYVQNRSNVTYKEISPNVIHALIATEDNRFMNHSGIDFGRAFTIIFYNLIGKKQGGSTITQQLALNLFSERSHDRLTRVKQKLQEWIIAVRLERNYTKEEILTMYLNTVDFGAYNTFGIKSAARTYFNTTPAKLTPDQAALLVGMVNGPGVYSPIRHPDNAINRRNFVLRRMAEENYLSEGQAEEFKSKPLGLSFHPTDHNEGLATYFRSVLKKDVQKILTDQDMRKSDGTPYDLDRDGLRIYTTINYTMQQYAEEAQAAYMKDLQQQFTQHWRGRSLWKAVPDFQMLLNQGMKRSDRYRSLTLQGKTDEEIRQDFNTPANMNLFTWHGNVDTTMKPIDSIVYCKMLLRNAMMSMDPSTGYVKAWVGGINYEHFKYDQVKMGTRQVGSTAKPFTYAVAIDNGFSPCMRVNNVPDTIYGYGKPWCPGSDPSETVSGMITLRKALARSQNWVTAHVMKQVTPEPVAQLIKKMGITSDVPAYPTICLGTFNASVIDMTGAYSVFANEGLWTEPTYLLRIEDKNGNLLYEHKPRVVQAMNPQTAYVMTYMLKGVVDEGTGWRLRSKYGLRNPIGGKTGTTQNNSDGWFIGITPQLVTGVWTGAEDRALHFRSTRLGEGANTALPIFALYMKKVYENAGLGVKKNIDFAMPKNGVDITLDCNAYTQQQQGTAEVDSKLGF; this is encoded by the coding sequence ATGTCTGTTAAACTTACTGTTCCCGAAATACGCAGTTATAATGCCCTTATCTGGAAGATAGCTTTGGGCTTTTTAGCTATATTTATCGTCATTATCGCACTTACCGCTTTTGGCGCTTTTGGCCCCCTGCCCTCTTTCCGCGATCTGGAAAATCCTAAAAGCAACCAGGCTTCCGAAATTTTAACGTCAGATAATCACGTATTAGGCACTTATTATGTGCAAAACCGATCTAACGTTACTTACAAAGAAATATCGCCCAACGTTATCCATGCGCTGATTGCTACTGAAGATAACCGTTTTATGAACCACTCGGGTATTGATTTTGGCCGTGCCTTTACCATCATTTTTTACAACCTGATTGGCAAGAAGCAGGGTGGCAGTACTATTACCCAGCAACTGGCTTTAAATCTTTTCTCCGAGCGTTCGCACGATAGGCTTACCCGTGTTAAACAAAAATTACAGGAGTGGATTATAGCGGTTAGGCTGGAACGCAATTATACCAAAGAAGAAATTTTGACCATGTACTTAAATACAGTCGATTTTGGCGCTTACAATACTTTTGGAATTAAATCGGCTGCGCGTACTTACTTCAATACCACCCCCGCTAAATTAACCCCCGATCAGGCGGCTTTACTGGTGGGTATGGTTAATGGGCCGGGCGTTTACTCACCCATACGTCACCCCGACAATGCAATCAACCGTCGTAATTTTGTTTTACGCCGCATGGCCGAAGAAAACTATTTGAGCGAAGGGCAGGCCGAAGAGTTTAAGAGCAAACCGCTGGGTTTAAGCTTCCACCCCACCGACCACAACGAGGGTTTGGCTACCTACTTCCGTTCGGTACTTAAAAAAGATGTTCAAAAAATACTTACCGATCAGGATATGCGTAAATCTGACGGTACGCCTTATGATTTAGACCGCGACGGCTTAAGGATTTATACAACCATCAACTACACCATGCAGCAATATGCCGAAGAGGCACAGGCTGCGTACATGAAAGATTTGCAACAGCAATTTACTCAGCACTGGCGCGGCCGCAGTTTATGGAAAGCAGTACCCGATTTTCAAATGCTGCTTAACCAGGGCATGAAGCGATCTGACCGCTACCGGTCGTTAACCCTGCAAGGTAAAACCGATGAGGAAATTAGACAGGATTTCAACACACCAGCCAACATGAATTTATTTACCTGGCACGGTAACGTTGACACGACTATGAAGCCTATCGACTCAATTGTGTACTGCAAAATGCTCCTTCGTAATGCCATGATGAGCATGGACCCCTCAACCGGTTATGTTAAAGCCTGGGTAGGCGGTATAAACTACGAGCACTTTAAATATGATCAGGTAAAAATGGGTACCCGTCAGGTAGGTTCAACGGCTAAGCCATTTACCTATGCAGTAGCTATTGATAACGGCTTTTCGCCCTGTATGCGGGTAAACAACGTGCCAGATACCATTTATGGCTACGGTAAACCGTGGTGCCCAGGGTCTGACCCATCCGAAACGGTTTCGGGCATGATTACTTTACGCAAGGCACTTGCCCGTTCACAAAACTGGGTAACCGCTCACGTAATGAAACAGGTGACTCCCGAACCGGTAGCACAGCTCATCAAAAAAATGGGTATCACTAGTGATGTGCCGGCTTACCCTACTATATGCCTGGGTACCTTTAACGCTTCGGTTATAGATATGACCGGCGCCTACAGCGTATTTGCCAACGAGGGTTTATGGACAGAACCTACTTATTTACTCCGCATTGAAGATAAAAATGGCAACCTGTTATACGAGCATAAACCAAGAGTGGTACAAGCCATGAACCCGCAAACCGCCTACGTAATGACTTATATGCTTAAAGGTGTGGTTGACGAAGGTACAGGCTGGCGACTGCGCAGCAAGTATGGTTTGCGTAACCCCATAGGCGGTAAAACCGGTACAACCCAAAATAACTCGGATGGATGGTTTATTGGTATTACACCGCAACTGGTTACTGGTGTTTGGACAGGTGCCGAAGACAGGGCTTTGCACTTTAGGTCTACCCGCTTGGGTGAGGGCGCTAATACAGCACTACCTATATTTGCCCTATACATGAAAAAGGTTTATGAAAACGCCGGCTTAGGGGTTAAAAAGAATATTGATTTTGCGATGCCTAAAAACGGCGTTGACATCACACTAGATTGTAACGCCTATACCCAGCAACAGCAAGGCACGGCCGAGGTAGACAGCAAGCTTGGATTTTAA
- the atpB gene encoding F0F1 ATP synthase subunit A, whose protein sequence is MCNTFAIQHENEPVEAKNAEQEAFNPTTAILEHIADSHYWHVGGELSIPLPIILFTDKGMEDFSGGNFHHGHEAYQGKYYTYKLIEDKIRVVNAAGEVDKEASSHIYDFSITKNVLAMWLAGIILFVIFFTVAASYKKRKGKAPKGLQSFIEPVIMFVRDEIARPNIGYRYERYMPILLTIFFFIWINNLLGLIPVFPGGANVTGNILLTFVMAFIVLLVVNFSANKYYWKHIFMPPVPVWLYPIMIPVELIGVISRPFALMIRLYANISAGHIIVLSLISLIFIFKTLWIAPVSILFVLFMDVLELLVAFLQAFIFTMLTALFIGTAVEEHHH, encoded by the coding sequence GTGTGTAACACTTTTGCTATACAGCACGAAAATGAGCCCGTAGAGGCTAAAAATGCAGAACAGGAGGCCTTTAATCCAACTACTGCAATTCTGGAACACATTGCCGACTCGCATTACTGGCATGTAGGTGGCGAGTTGTCTATCCCGCTGCCAATCATTCTTTTTACTGATAAAGGAATGGAGGATTTCTCGGGCGGTAATTTTCACCACGGGCACGAAGCTTACCAGGGCAAGTATTACACTTACAAGCTTATCGAAGATAAAATTCGTGTAGTAAACGCTGCCGGCGAAGTGGATAAAGAAGCTTCGAGTCATATCTACGATTTTTCGATTACCAAAAATGTGCTGGCCATGTGGTTAGCCGGGATTATATTATTTGTTATATTTTTTACTGTAGCTGCTTCTTATAAAAAGCGCAAAGGCAAAGCGCCAAAAGGTTTGCAGTCTTTCATCGAGCCGGTAATTATGTTTGTGCGTGATGAAATTGCACGTCCTAATATTGGTTACCGCTATGAGCGTTACATGCCTATTTTGTTAACCATTTTCTTCTTTATCTGGATTAACAACCTGTTGGGCTTAATTCCGGTATTTCCGGGTGGCGCTAACGTAACCGGTAATATACTGCTAACGTTTGTAATGGCGTTTATTGTATTGCTGGTTGTTAATTTCAGCGCTAACAAATATTACTGGAAACACATTTTTATGCCGCCGGTGCCAGTTTGGTTATATCCAATTATGATTCCGGTAGAGTTAATCGGTGTAATTTCCCGTCCGTTTGCATTGATGATCCGTTTGTATGCAAACATTTCTGCTGGTCACATTATCGTATTGAGCTTAATCTCATTGATATTTATCTTTAAAACCCTTTGGATTGCTCCGGTATCTATCCTGTTTGTGTTATTCATGGATGTGTTAGAGTTGCTGGTTGCGTTTCTGCAGGCGTTTATCTTTACGATGCTTACCGCGCTGTTTATTGGTACAGCGGTAGAGGAGCATCATCATTAA
- the uvrC gene encoding excinuclease ABC subunit UvrC, translating to MFDYKEALKKIPHKPGVYQYWDDANELIYIGKAKDLRNRVSSYFVKDHQVSAKTRVLVSKIRNITFTIVDTEVDAWLLENSLIKKHKPKYNVLLKDDKTYPWIVIKNENFPRIYWTRNIVRDGSKYLGPYPSVSMMHTILGVIRETYALRTCNLALTPQNIDAGKFKVCLEYQLGNCKGPCQHYQTEEDYNRSIAEIQDILNGKIGNVVKDLKTDMEGAASDMDFELAHKLKRKYDLLLNYQSKSTVVSSSITDVDVFSIAVDDKYAFVNFLKVMNGTITQTQTLELKKKLDESEAELLTLAISEFRSRYNSQSKEIIVPFEIELEDDKIKFTVPKLGEKKKLLDLSQKNVHFFKRDKVEQYEKLNPDVRTDRLLTQMMKDLRMNQLPRHIECFDNSNFQGKYPVSAIVVFKDAKPSKKDYRFFNVKTVEGPNDFATMEEAVYRRYRRVLDEGTPLPELVIIDGGKGQLSAALKSLKLLGIEKQLTIIGIAKRLEELYYPGDQYPLYLDKKSESLKIIQQLRDEAHRFGITAHRKKRDKGTLATELELVPGIGRLSAEKLLKYFKSVKKIREATLDELQEVVNLKQAQAVVQYFKPETSIQIASDEMNEPA from the coding sequence ATGTTCGATTATAAAGAAGCATTAAAGAAAATACCGCATAAACCCGGCGTTTACCAATATTGGGACGATGCCAATGAACTGATTTACATTGGTAAGGCAAAAGACCTGCGCAACCGTGTATCATCATATTTTGTTAAAGACCACCAGGTGAGTGCTAAAACCAGGGTACTGGTTTCAAAGATCCGCAACATTACGTTTACCATTGTTGATACCGAGGTAGATGCCTGGCTGCTCGAAAACAGCCTGATTAAAAAGCATAAGCCTAAGTATAATGTACTGCTTAAGGATGATAAGACTTACCCGTGGATAGTGATCAAAAACGAGAATTTTCCGCGTATATACTGGACGCGTAACATCGTTCGTGATGGTTCCAAATACCTTGGCCCATACCCTTCGGTAAGCATGATGCATACCATTTTAGGGGTAATACGCGAAACGTATGCCCTACGTACCTGTAACCTGGCACTAACGCCACAAAACATTGACGCAGGCAAGTTTAAAGTTTGCCTGGAATACCAGTTAGGCAACTGCAAAGGTCCCTGCCAGCATTACCAGACCGAAGAAGATTATAACCGAAGCATTGCCGAAATTCAGGATATTCTGAATGGTAAAATCGGCAATGTAGTTAAAGACTTGAAAACAGACATGGAAGGCGCCGCGTCTGACATGGATTTTGAGCTGGCCCATAAGCTTAAACGCAAATACGACCTATTACTCAATTATCAAAGTAAATCTACGGTGGTAAGCTCGTCAATAACCGATGTAGATGTATTTAGTATAGCGGTTGACGATAAATATGCTTTCGTTAACTTTCTAAAGGTAATGAACGGAACCATTACGCAAACCCAAACGCTCGAACTCAAAAAGAAACTGGACGAGTCGGAGGCAGAGTTGCTGACGTTGGCAATCTCTGAGTTCAGGAGCCGGTATAACAGCCAGTCTAAAGAGATTATTGTACCGTTTGAGATAGAGCTGGAAGACGATAAAATCAAATTTACCGTCCCTAAGCTTGGCGAAAAGAAAAAGCTGTTAGACTTATCGCAAAAGAACGTGCATTTCTTTAAACGCGATAAAGTAGAACAATATGAAAAGCTAAATCCGGATGTGCGTACCGACAGGTTACTGACACAAATGATGAAAGATTTACGCATGAATCAGTTACCGCGCCATATTGAGTGCTTTGATAACTCTAACTTTCAGGGTAAATATCCGGTGTCGGCTATCGTAGTATTTAAAGATGCCAAACCGTCTAAAAAAGATTATCGCTTTTTTAACGTCAAAACAGTAGAGGGGCCAAACGACTTTGCTACCATGGAAGAAGCCGTTTACCGCCGCTATCGGCGGGTATTGGATGAGGGCACGCCCCTACCGGAATTGGTTATTATTGATGGTGGCAAAGGTCAGTTATCAGCAGCCTTAAAGAGCCTGAAGCTGTTGGGTATCGAAAAACAGCTCACTATAATTGGCATAGCCAAGCGTTTGGAAGAGCTATATTACCCAGGTGATCAGTATCCGTTATATCTGGACAAGAAATCGGAAAGCTTAAAAATTATCCAGCAGTTGCGTGATGAGGCTCACCGTTTCGGGATTACGGCCCACCGCAAAAAGCGAGATAAAGGCACGCTGGCTACCGAGTTAGAATTGGTTCCCGGCATTGGACGCCTATCTGCCGAAAAGCTACTAAAATACTTTAAATCGGTTAAAAAAATACGCGAGGCTACGCTTGATGAATTGCAGGAGGTAGTTAACCTAAAACAGGCACAAGCCGTGGTACAATACTTTAAGCCAGAAACATCCATTCAGATAGCATCTGACGAGATGAATGAACCGGCATAA
- the gldL gene encoding gliding motility protein GldL, with product MAGKKKGKFGIGNIVSIGATVVIIGLLFKIQHWPYASTFITIGLLTEAVLFFLLGLQPEATEVDWTKAYPELADDYAGEPVKRVAPAPAQLSTGHTAALDKMLADAKINPELIGTLGEGLRTFGDKVASISKVADAGAATNEFAAKLKTASAGYDNLSTAFNKASASLQEMANSSVDSKAYHDQVSSLAKNLSALNAVYELELQDSSNHLKSMNKFYQNLSVTMSNFNESLDDSKQFKDEVGRLAKNLGSLNAVYGNMLTAMNQPRA from the coding sequence ATGGCTGGCAAGAAAAAAGGAAAATTTGGAATTGGTAACATCGTGTCTATCGGTGCAACTGTTGTGATCATTGGTTTGTTGTTTAAAATACAGCATTGGCCTTATGCTTCAACTTTTATCACTATCGGATTATTAACTGAAGCGGTTTTATTCTTCTTATTAGGTTTACAACCAGAAGCTACTGAGGTAGACTGGACTAAAGCTTATCCTGAATTAGCAGATGATTATGCAGGCGAACCTGTAAAAAGAGTTGCTCCTGCTCCTGCGCAATTAAGCACCGGCCACACTGCTGCATTAGATAAAATGCTGGCTGATGCTAAAATTAACCCTGAACTGATTGGTACCTTAGGCGAAGGTTTAAGAACTTTTGGCGATAAAGTAGCCTCTATCTCTAAAGTGGCCGATGCTGGCGCTGCTACTAACGAGTTTGCTGCTAAACTTAAAACTGCAAGTGCAGGTTATGATAACTTAAGCACTGCATTTAACAAAGCATCTGCAAGCCTGCAAGAAATGGCAAATTCAAGTGTAGACTCAAAAGCGTACCATGATCAGGTAAGCAGTTTAGCTAAAAATTTATCGGCTCTTAACGCAGTTTACGAACTGGAATTACAAGACTCAAGCAATCACCTGAAATCGATGAACAAATTCTATCAGAATTTATCGGTAACGATGAGCAACTTCAACGAGTCGTTAGATGATTCTAAACAATTTAAAGACGAAGTTGGCCGCCTGGCTAAAAACCTGGGTTCTTTAAATGCTGTATATGGCAATATGCTTACTGCCATGAACCAACCACGTGCTTAA
- the gldN gene encoding gliding motility protein GldN, translating into MRRKILVVGLLSLIGLGAYAQKRNTTTRKRTTTTQRNAQPAKNNVASTTFTTQTVVDTTNKGKPFERPLDGYYKKANILSARVTPYANLREADVIYAKRVWREIDLREKMNQYLGSPRARLIDVLMEAVEAGELTAYDPNPSKNDPNGDGFAVPLTPGKAKARLADSVVVDKYDAKGEKVGSSMQAGEFNADSIIRFRLKEDWVFDKQRSVFEPRIIGIAPLMKLKVAGIESDFQPVFWVYFPEARQVLATKEAMSRNNDATGLSFDDVFMKRLFTSVIVKQSNQKDERIKDYAQGIDRLYESEKVKKSLLDWELGLWQY; encoded by the coding sequence ATGCGACGTAAGATTTTAGTGGTTGGACTATTAAGTTTAATAGGTTTGGGTGCTTACGCTCAAAAGCGTAACACCACTACCCGTAAGCGTACTACAACAACGCAACGTAATGCTCAGCCTGCCAAAAACAACGTGGCGAGCACTACCTTTACAACGCAGACCGTTGTTGATACGACTAATAAGGGAAAACCTTTTGAACGCCCTTTGGATGGTTACTATAAAAAGGCAAACATTTTAAGTGCCCGGGTAACCCCTTATGCCAACCTGCGAGAAGCTGACGTAATATATGCTAAGCGTGTATGGCGAGAGATTGACCTGCGCGAAAAGATGAACCAGTATTTGGGGTCGCCGCGCGCCAGGTTAATTGATGTGCTTATGGAGGCAGTTGAAGCCGGTGAGCTTACCGCTTACGACCCTAACCCGAGCAAAAATGACCCGAACGGTGATGGTTTTGCAGTACCGCTTACGCCAGGTAAAGCTAAAGCCCGACTTGCTGATAGCGTGGTAGTAGATAAATACGATGCTAAAGGAGAAAAAGTGGGTTCGAGCATGCAGGCCGGCGAATTTAACGCTGACAGCATTATCCGTTTCAGGTTAAAAGAAGACTGGGTTTTTGATAAGCAACGTTCTGTGTTTGAACCGCGTATTATTGGTATTGCACCATTAATGAAGCTTAAGGTTGCCGGTATCGAATCTGATTTTCAGCCCGTATTTTGGGTTTACTTCCCAGAGGCGCGCCAGGTACTGGCTACTAAAGAAGCCATGAGCCGTAACAATGATGCTACCGGTTTAAGCTTCGACGACGTGTTTATGAAGCGATTGTTTACCAGTGTAATTGTTAAACAGTCTAACCAGAAGGACGAACGCATCAAAGATTACGCCCAGGGTATTGACCGCCTGTACGAATCAGAAAAAGTTAAAAAGTCACTACTAGATTGGGAGTTAGGCCTGTGGCAATACTAA
- the atpE gene encoding ATP synthase F0 subunit C has protein sequence MTGSIAALGAGLAVIGAGIGIGQVGGKAMEGIARQPEASSKIQTAMIIAAALIEGVALFGVVVALLGK, from the coding sequence ATGACTGGAAGTATTGCTGCATTAGGTGCAGGTTTAGCGGTTATCGGTGCAGGTATCGGTATCGGTCAGGTAGGTGGCAAAGCCATGGAAGGTATTGCTCGTCAGCCTGAAGCTTCTTCAAAAATTCAAACTGCTATGATTATCGCTGCGGCCCTTATCGAGGGTGTTGCGCTGTTCGGTGTAGTAGTTGCACTGTTAGGTAAATAA
- a CDS encoding AtpZ/AtpI family protein → MSKPTNDYIKYTGIAFQMIVIIGVLSFIGYEIDKRAAHETPWVTAALSLAGVFISLYLVIKSVKD, encoded by the coding sequence ATGAGCAAGCCGACCAATGATTATATCAAGTATACGGGAATAGCTTTCCAAATGATTGTTATTATCGGCGTATTATCATTTATAGGGTACGAGATTGATAAGCGTGCTGCACATGAAACGCCTTGGGTTACGGCTGCCTTGTCTTTAGCAGGTGTATTTATATCGCTGTACCTGGTCATCAAATCGGTTAAAGATTGA